One window from the genome of Rhodococcus sp. ABRD24 encodes:
- the hisB gene encoding imidazoleglycerol-phosphate dehydratase HisB codes for MSDRIARVERTTKESSIVVELNLDGTGNVSVSTGVPFFDHMLTALGSHASFDLNVQAKGDVEIDAHHTVEDTSIVLGQALGQALGDKRGIRRFGDAFIPMDETLAHASVDVSGRPYCVHTGEPEHMLHSVIGGYPGVPYSTVINRHVFESIALNARIALHVRVLYGRDQHHITEAEFKAVARALREAVEPDPRVTGIPSTKGAL; via the coding sequence ATGAGTGATCGGATCGCGCGGGTGGAGCGGACCACCAAGGAGTCGAGCATCGTCGTCGAGCTGAACCTCGACGGGACCGGGAACGTCTCTGTGTCGACGGGTGTCCCGTTCTTCGACCACATGCTCACCGCCCTGGGCTCGCATGCCAGCTTCGACCTCAACGTGCAGGCGAAGGGCGATGTCGAGATCGATGCCCACCACACCGTCGAGGACACCTCGATCGTGCTGGGGCAGGCGCTCGGTCAGGCGCTCGGCGACAAGCGCGGTATCCGACGCTTCGGCGATGCTTTCATCCCGATGGACGAGACTCTCGCCCACGCGTCGGTGGACGTATCCGGTCGCCCGTACTGTGTACACACCGGTGAGCCGGAACACATGCTGCACAGTGTGATCGGCGGCTACCCGGGCGTGCCGTACTCGACCGTGATCAACCGGCACGTGTTCGAGTCGATCGCCCTCAATGCGCGCATCGCGTTGCACGTGCGGGTGCTGTACGGCCGCGACCAGCACCACATCACCGAGGCCGAGTTCAAGGCCGTCGCCCGCGCGCTGCGCGAGGCCGTCGAACCGGACCCGCGGGTGACGGGCATTCCGTCGACCAAGGGTGCACTGTAG
- a CDS encoding histidinol-phosphate transaminase has translation MSAGVVPGSAVGIDDLPVRENLRGQSPYGAPQLTVPVQLNTNENPHPPSKSLVDDVAEAVRAAAANLHRYPDRDAVALRTDLAEYMSRQTGVALDVSNVWAANGSNEVLQQLLQAFGGPGRTAIGFVPSYSMHPLLVTGTQTEWVPAPRREDFSLDVDTAVQVIVERRPDIVFVTSPNNPTGHSIGLEDLKQILTAAPGIVIVDEAYAEFSSIPSAVSLIDEFPTKLVVSRTMSKAFAFAGGRLGYLVAAPAFIDAMLLVRLPYHLSVVTQAAARAALRHADETLGSVAELASERDRVSTELSAMGYTVVPSDANFILFGLFEDAARTWQHYLDEGVLIRDVGIAGHLRATVGLAAENDELLRISRKLASTELKGL, from the coding sequence GTGAGCGCCGGGGTCGTCCCTGGATCGGCCGTCGGTATCGACGATCTGCCCGTCCGGGAGAACCTGCGCGGTCAGTCCCCGTACGGAGCGCCGCAGTTGACGGTTCCCGTGCAGCTCAACACCAACGAGAACCCGCACCCACCGTCGAAGTCGCTCGTCGACGACGTCGCCGAGGCGGTGCGCGCCGCGGCCGCGAACCTGCACCGCTACCCGGACCGGGACGCGGTCGCATTGCGCACCGACCTGGCTGAGTACATGAGCCGGCAGACCGGTGTCGCACTCGACGTCTCCAACGTGTGGGCGGCCAACGGCTCCAACGAGGTGCTGCAGCAGCTGTTGCAGGCCTTCGGCGGGCCGGGACGTACGGCGATCGGTTTCGTCCCGTCCTACTCGATGCACCCGCTGCTGGTCACCGGCACGCAGACCGAGTGGGTCCCCGCGCCGCGGCGCGAGGACTTCTCGCTCGACGTGGACACCGCGGTGCAGGTGATCGTGGAGCGCCGGCCCGACATCGTCTTCGTCACCAGCCCCAACAACCCGACCGGGCACAGCATCGGCCTCGAAGATCTGAAGCAGATCCTCACGGCGGCGCCGGGGATCGTGATCGTGGACGAGGCGTACGCCGAGTTCTCCTCGATCCCGAGTGCGGTGAGCCTGATCGACGAGTTCCCGACCAAGCTGGTGGTGAGTCGTACGATGAGCAAGGCGTTCGCGTTCGCCGGTGGCCGGCTCGGCTACCTCGTTGCGGCTCCGGCATTCATCGACGCAATGCTGTTGGTGCGGTTGCCGTATCACCTGTCGGTCGTCACGCAGGCGGCCGCGCGGGCGGCGCTGCGGCACGCCGATGAGACGTTGGGCAGTGTCGCGGAGCTGGCGTCCGAGCGTGACCGGGTGAGTACGGAGCTGTCGGCGATGGGCTATACCGTGGTCCCGAGCGATGCCAACTTCATCCTGTTCGGGCTCTTCGAGGATGCCGCCCGGACGTGGCAGCATTACCTCGACGAGGGTGTGCTCATCCGCGACGTCGGTATTGCCGGTCACCTGCGAGCCACTGTGGGTCTGGCTGCCGAGAATGACGAACTGCTGCGCATCAGCAGGAAGCTGGCCTCCACCGAATTGAAGGGCTTGTGA
- the hisD gene encoding histidinol dehydrogenase: MLARTDLRGRTPSTAELRGALPRGGVDVDAVLHQVRPVVEDIRDRGAEAALDYSEKFDGVRPGAVRVPQAELDRALAELDADVRAALEVAIERTRKVHADQRRTDTVTEVVPGGIVTERWVPVERVGLYVPGGNAVYPSSVVMNVVPAQAAGVESLVVASPPQSAFGGLPHPTILAAAALLGVGEVWAVGGAQAVALLTYGGTDTDGAELTPVDLITGPGNIFVTAAKRLCRGLVGIDAEAGPTEIAILADHSADPVHVAADMISQAEHDVMAASVLVTTSTELADAVDAALAAQLELTKHRERVETALRGSQSGTVLVDDIEAGLKVVNAYAAEHLEIQTEDASAVAAQVRSAGAIFVGPWAPVSLGDYCAGSNHVLPTAGCARHSSGLSVQTFLRGIHVVDYSEAALKDVAGHVITLANAEDLPAHGEAVRLRFEALK, encoded by the coding sequence ATGCTTGCCCGCACCGACCTTCGCGGTCGTACCCCATCCACCGCTGAGCTTCGAGGCGCCCTGCCTCGCGGCGGAGTGGACGTGGACGCGGTGCTGCATCAGGTCCGTCCCGTCGTCGAGGACATCCGTGACCGTGGTGCGGAGGCGGCCCTCGATTACAGCGAGAAGTTCGACGGTGTCCGGCCCGGCGCCGTCCGCGTGCCGCAGGCCGAGTTGGATCGCGCGCTCGCCGAGCTGGACGCCGATGTCCGTGCCGCGCTCGAGGTCGCGATCGAGCGGACCCGCAAAGTGCACGCCGATCAGCGCCGCACCGACACCGTCACCGAGGTCGTTCCCGGCGGTATCGTCACCGAGCGCTGGGTCCCGGTCGAGCGCGTCGGCCTGTACGTACCGGGCGGCAACGCGGTGTACCCGTCCAGCGTCGTGATGAACGTCGTCCCGGCGCAGGCCGCGGGCGTCGAGTCGCTCGTCGTCGCCTCCCCGCCGCAGTCCGCCTTCGGTGGCCTGCCGCACCCGACAATCCTGGCCGCCGCAGCACTGCTCGGTGTCGGCGAGGTGTGGGCGGTCGGCGGTGCGCAGGCCGTGGCGCTGCTCACCTACGGTGGTACCGATACCGACGGTGCAGAGTTGACGCCCGTCGACCTCATCACGGGTCCCGGCAACATCTTCGTCACCGCCGCCAAGCGACTGTGCCGCGGCCTGGTCGGCATCGACGCCGAGGCCGGTCCCACGGAGATCGCCATCCTCGCCGACCACAGCGCCGATCCGGTGCACGTGGCCGCCGACATGATCAGCCAGGCCGAACACGACGTCATGGCCGCTTCCGTGCTGGTGACCACCAGCACCGAACTGGCAGATGCTGTCGACGCCGCGCTGGCGGCACAGCTCGAGCTCACCAAGCACCGCGAGCGGGTCGAGACGGCGCTGCGCGGGAGCCAGTCCGGCACCGTCCTGGTCGACGATATCGAGGCCGGGCTCAAGGTCGTCAACGCCTACGCCGCCGAGCACCTCGAGATCCAGACCGAGGACGCGTCCGCCGTCGCGGCGCAGGTGCGATCCGCCGGAGCGATCTTCGTCGGCCCGTGGGCTCCGGTGAGCCTCGGCGACTACTGCGCCGGCTCCAACCACGTGCTGCCCACCGCGGGCTGCGCGCGGCACTCGTCGGGTCTGAGCGTGCAGACGTTCCTGCGCGGCATCCACGTGGTCGACTACTCCGAGGCGGCGCTGAAAGATGTTGCCGGTCACGTCATCACGCTCGCCAACGCCGAGGACCTCCCGGCCCACGGCGAGGCTGTGCGGCTGCGCTTCGAGGCTCTCAAGTGA
- the nadC gene encoding carboxylating nicotinate-nucleotide diphosphorylase produces the protein MTALDRLDPLETLALVRTALDEDLRYGPDVTSVATVPEGAIAEASVVSRAAGTVAGIDVGLMVLDEVIGAGNYEVLSRVDDGTRIQPGDAVLTVAAPTRVLLTAERTMLNLMCHLSGIATATSAWVDAVEGTECKIRDSRKTLPGLRGLQKYAVRVGGGVNHRMGLGDAALIKDNHVVAAGSAVAALRAVRAAAPGIECEVEVDNLTQLDEVLAENAELVLLDNFPLWQTQIAVQRRDTVAPSTKLESSGGLTLDVAADYAGTGVDYLAVGALTHSVTVLDLGLDML, from the coding sequence ATGACCGCGTTGGACCGACTCGATCCGCTGGAGACGCTCGCGCTGGTGCGCACTGCGCTCGACGAGGACCTGCGGTACGGCCCGGACGTGACATCGGTGGCGACTGTGCCCGAGGGCGCCATTGCCGAGGCGTCGGTGGTGTCGCGCGCGGCCGGAACCGTCGCGGGCATCGACGTGGGACTCATGGTGCTCGACGAGGTGATCGGTGCCGGCAACTACGAGGTGCTCAGCCGCGTCGACGACGGCACTCGCATCCAGCCCGGTGACGCGGTTCTCACCGTGGCCGCGCCGACCCGTGTCCTGCTCACGGCCGAGCGAACGATGCTGAACCTGATGTGCCACCTGTCCGGCATCGCGACTGCTACATCAGCGTGGGTCGATGCGGTCGAGGGAACCGAGTGCAAGATCCGCGACAGCCGAAAGACACTGCCCGGTCTGCGTGGCCTGCAGAAGTACGCGGTCCGGGTCGGCGGGGGCGTCAACCATCGAATGGGTCTCGGTGACGCCGCCCTGATCAAGGACAACCATGTGGTGGCTGCGGGCTCGGCCGTCGCGGCATTGCGGGCCGTTCGGGCCGCTGCACCCGGCATCGAATGCGAGGTGGAGGTCGACAACCTCACGCAGTTGGACGAGGTGCTCGCGGAGAATGCCGAACTGGTTCTGCTGGATAACTTTCCACTGTGGCAGACGCAGATCGCGGTGCAGCGACGCGACACCGTCGCGCCGAGTACCAAGCTCGAGTCCTCGGGTGGGTTGACGCTGGATGTAGCCGCGGACTACGCCGGCACCGGCGTCGACTACCTCGCGGTGGGCGCATTGACCCATTCGGTCACCGTGCTGGATCTCGGATTGGACATGCTCTGA
- a CDS encoding L-aspartate oxidase, translating to MTARAESGGVVWEAHADLVIVGGGVAGLTAARTAISRGLRVLGVSKGGATDTATQYAQGGIAVVGDGRTDSVDSHTGDTCTAGAGLCDESAVRSIVSAGKQAVASLIAVGAAFDTGSDGVVSRTREGGHSTRRIIHAGGDATGAEVQRALNALGLPMLHGAAAARVTTDARGVTGLIVVSEHGLGVIHAPAVVLATGGLGQLYACSTNPSGATADGIALALEAGATVTDLEFVQFHPTVLYTPNGIGRRPLISEAVRGEGARLVDADGRSVTEGIHPLGDLAPRDVVSRAIAQRLRESGGDHVYLDARGLKGFALRFPTVTASCLAAGIDPSAQLIPVAPAAHYSCGGVATDVHGRTEVPGLYAAGEVARTGLHGANRLASNSLLEGLVVGERVGHAAAERADMSVEATDLLLPFRPRAARERVQSLMTAHASVVRDGDGLDAAAGELARCGVAVAGDGRALEDTALTVAASALALAASARRESRGCHTRTDYPDSSDEFRRSFAVRLGRDGDLELPELQSTGAR from the coding sequence ATGACCGCGCGCGCGGAGAGTGGCGGCGTGGTGTGGGAGGCACACGCCGACCTCGTGATCGTGGGGGGTGGCGTCGCGGGACTGACCGCGGCTCGCACCGCGATATCGCGCGGACTGCGGGTCCTGGGCGTCAGCAAGGGCGGAGCGACCGACACCGCGACGCAGTATGCACAGGGCGGCATCGCTGTCGTAGGTGACGGGCGGACCGATTCGGTCGACTCCCACACAGGTGACACGTGCACGGCCGGCGCCGGGCTGTGCGACGAGTCCGCGGTGCGGTCGATCGTGTCGGCGGGCAAACAAGCCGTCGCGTCTCTGATCGCGGTGGGTGCCGCGTTCGACACCGGATCCGACGGAGTCGTCTCGCGCACCCGAGAGGGCGGGCACAGTACGCGCCGCATCATTCATGCCGGCGGCGATGCAACCGGCGCCGAGGTGCAACGAGCCCTCAACGCTCTGGGGCTGCCGATGCTGCACGGCGCCGCCGCTGCGCGGGTCACGACGGATGCGCGGGGCGTCACCGGGCTGATCGTGGTGTCCGAGCACGGACTGGGCGTCATCCACGCACCAGCCGTCGTGCTCGCGACTGGAGGGCTCGGCCAGCTGTACGCGTGTAGCACCAATCCATCAGGCGCCACCGCGGACGGCATCGCGCTCGCCCTCGAGGCCGGTGCGACCGTCACCGATCTCGAGTTCGTCCAGTTCCATCCCACGGTTCTGTACACGCCCAACGGGATCGGGCGACGCCCGCTGATCAGCGAGGCGGTCCGGGGGGAAGGCGCGCGACTGGTGGACGCCGATGGTCGCTCGGTTACCGAGGGCATCCACCCGCTCGGGGACCTCGCGCCGCGTGACGTGGTCTCGCGGGCGATTGCGCAGCGGCTGCGCGAGAGTGGCGGTGACCACGTGTACCTCGACGCGCGAGGCCTGAAGGGGTTCGCGCTGCGGTTCCCGACGGTCACCGCGTCCTGTCTGGCGGCGGGAATCGATCCGTCGGCTCAGCTCATTCCGGTGGCGCCGGCAGCTCACTACTCGTGCGGCGGTGTCGCGACGGACGTACACGGGCGAACCGAGGTGCCGGGCCTCTACGCGGCCGGCGAGGTGGCCCGGACTGGGCTGCACGGCGCCAATCGCCTCGCGTCGAACAGCCTGCTCGAGGGGCTCGTCGTCGGCGAACGGGTCGGTCATGCGGCCGCTGAACGTGCCGACATGTCAGTCGAGGCAACTGATCTGCTCCTTCCGTTCCGGCCGCGCGCCGCGCGGGAGCGGGTGCAGTCGCTCATGACCGCGCACGCGTCGGTCGTGCGCGACGGCGACGGACTGGACGCGGCGGCAGGTGAACTCGCACGATGTGGGGTTGCGGTGGCAGGGGACGGCCGCGCGCTCGAGGACACTGCGCTCACGGTCGCCGCATCCGCGCTGGCACTGGCCGCATCCGCTCGGCGAGAGAGCCGCGGCTGCCACACCCGAACCGACTATCCCGACTCGTCCGACGAGTTTCGCCGCAGCTTCGCGGTGCGACTCGGCCGCGACGGTGACCTGGAACTACCCGAACTGCAATCGACAGGAGCACGATGA
- the nadA gene encoding quinolinate synthase NadA: MTSTLWAGAGTIQDGPGGYTGVEAGPEWAAEVRRLAKERNATILAHNYQLPEIQDVADHVGDSLALSRIAAEAEEGTIVFCGVHFMAETAKILSPEKTVLIPDERAGCSLADSITADQLREWKAEYPDAVVVSYVNTTAEVKGLTDICCTSSNAVDVVSSIDPDREVLFLPDQFLGAHVKRVTGRTNMQIWAGECHVHAGINGDELTAKSKSHPDAELFVHPECGCATSALYLAGEGFVPADKVKILSTGGMLDAARETGAKQVLVATEVGMLHQLRKAAPGVDFQAVNDRASCPYMKMITPAALLRCLVEGKDEVNVAPDVAERARTSVQRMIEIGNPGGGE; the protein is encoded by the coding sequence ATGACATCGACGTTGTGGGCGGGTGCCGGAACGATCCAGGACGGCCCCGGTGGATACACCGGCGTCGAGGCCGGACCCGAGTGGGCGGCGGAGGTGCGTCGTCTGGCGAAGGAACGCAACGCCACGATCCTGGCGCACAATTACCAGCTGCCCGAGATCCAGGACGTCGCCGACCATGTCGGTGACTCGCTCGCGCTGTCGCGGATCGCCGCAGAGGCCGAAGAGGGCACGATCGTGTTCTGTGGCGTCCACTTCATGGCCGAGACCGCCAAGATTCTCAGCCCGGAGAAGACAGTGCTGATCCCGGACGAACGGGCCGGCTGCTCGCTCGCCGACTCGATCACCGCGGATCAGCTCCGAGAGTGGAAGGCCGAATACCCCGATGCGGTGGTGGTGTCGTATGTCAACACCACCGCCGAGGTGAAGGGGCTGACCGACATCTGCTGCACGTCGTCCAATGCGGTCGACGTCGTTTCGTCGATAGACCCCGACCGCGAGGTGTTGTTCCTGCCGGACCAGTTCCTGGGCGCCCACGTCAAGCGGGTTACCGGCCGGACCAACATGCAGATCTGGGCGGGTGAGTGCCATGTGCACGCCGGCATCAACGGCGATGAGCTGACTGCCAAGTCGAAGTCGCATCCGGACGCCGAACTTTTCGTGCATCCCGAGTGTGGCTGCGCCACGTCCGCGCTCTACCTCGCCGGCGAGGGCTTCGTTCCCGCAGACAAGGTCAAGATTCTCTCGACCGGAGGGATGCTCGACGCCGCCCGTGAGACCGGGGCCAAGCAGGTGCTGGTCGCGACCGAGGTGGGCATGCTGCATCAGCTGCGCAAGGCGGCGCCGGGCGTCGATTTCCAGGCCGTCAACGACCGTGCGTCGTGCCCTTACATGAAGATGATCACCCCGGCAGCCCTGCTGCGCTGCCTGGTCGAGGGCAAGGACGAGGTCAACGTTGCTCCCGATGTCGCCGAGCGTGCCCGCACGTCCGTTCAGCGCATGATCGAGATCGGGAATCCCGGCGGCGGGGAGTAA
- a CDS encoding NUDIX domain-containing protein has translation MTHGSTVHEVLTAVFQVRTPGGTIAAGDGHHGDSCCRTDELMVLLWQRALDPEKGTWSLPGGTLGDHEDLKTSARRQLAEKVDVRDVAHLEQLSVFSDPHRVPGPRRIASTYLGLVPLPADPQLPPDTAWHPVSALPSMSFDHGTVVEHARTRLAAKLSYTNIAFALAPDEFTMSTLREIYCAALGYQVDTTNLQRVLTRRGVIIATGSTAPPGRTGGRPAALYRFTDTRLRVTDEFAALRPPV, from the coding sequence ATGACACATGGTAGCACCGTTCACGAAGTGCTCACCGCGGTGTTCCAGGTTCGAACCCCCGGGGGAACAATCGCCGCAGGTGACGGCCATCACGGCGATTCCTGTTGCCGAACCGACGAGTTGATGGTGCTGCTGTGGCAGCGCGCACTCGACCCCGAGAAAGGCACGTGGTCACTACCCGGCGGAACCCTGGGCGACCACGAGGACCTCAAAACCTCCGCGCGACGCCAGCTCGCAGAGAAAGTCGACGTGCGCGATGTGGCACACCTCGAGCAGCTATCGGTTTTCAGCGACCCGCACCGGGTACCGGGGCCGCGCCGGATCGCATCGACCTACCTCGGACTGGTCCCGCTTCCGGCGGACCCGCAGCTGCCGCCCGACACCGCATGGCACCCCGTCTCCGCCCTACCGTCAATGTCGTTCGACCACGGCACCGTGGTCGAACACGCACGCACCAGGCTCGCCGCAAAGCTGTCCTACACCAACATCGCCTTCGCACTCGCGCCGGACGAGTTCACGATGTCCACACTGCGTGAAATCTATTGTGCCGCATTGGGATATCAGGTCGACACGACGAACCTACAGAGGGTGCTGACTCGGCGAGGAGTCATCATCGCAACCGGAAGCACGGCACCCCCCGGACGGACCGGTGGCAGGCCCGCCGCCCTGTACCGCTTCACGGACACCCGGCTGCGTGTGACGGACGAGTTTGCCGCCCTACGGCCACCGGTCTGA
- a CDS encoding HNH endonuclease signature motif containing protein, whose amino-acid sequence MTLDRNIGDATKIDLLRALEELKAGCAAAQARVAADLDVSVRAGRAARGVPSAQQGRGIASEVALARRVSPHNGGRHLGLAKALVDEMPHTLALLERGILSEWRATILARETACLSREDRAAVDKELCADSATLDGLGDRAIAARAKALAVQRDAEAIVRRARKAKSDRRVTSRPAPDTMGYVTALLPVAQAVAVHASLARDADSILARGDSRSRSQIMADLLVDRVTGVSAAGAVPVTVNLVISDESLLAGGAEPAHLMGSGPIPAGIARQWITNAADDGRATLRRVYACPSSGALTAVESRSRCFPEGLARLIDLRDRTCRTPWCDASIRHRDHVRPHGEGGTTSTDNGAGLCAGCNYAKQGLGWSASVCRGRRGRSVLHVVNLRTPTGHRYRSTAPPLPTPLPTAGVAVRESTMENVLVEYLRVA is encoded by the coding sequence ATGACGCTGGATCGAAATATCGGCGACGCGACGAAGATCGACCTGCTGCGGGCACTCGAGGAACTGAAAGCCGGGTGCGCGGCGGCGCAAGCGAGGGTGGCGGCCGATCTCGATGTTTCTGTGCGCGCGGGTAGAGCGGCACGCGGTGTGCCGTCGGCACAACAGGGTCGCGGCATCGCGTCGGAGGTGGCCTTGGCTCGCCGGGTGTCGCCACACAACGGTGGTCGGCATCTCGGTCTTGCCAAGGCGCTGGTAGACGAGATGCCGCATACCCTGGCGTTGCTGGAACGAGGGATTCTCAGCGAGTGGAGAGCCACGATCCTCGCCCGCGAAACTGCGTGCCTCTCGCGCGAGGATCGCGCGGCCGTGGACAAGGAACTGTGTGCGGATTCGGCTACGTTGGACGGTCTTGGGGACCGCGCCATCGCGGCACGGGCCAAAGCGCTTGCTGTGCAACGGGACGCCGAGGCGATCGTCCGGCGAGCACGGAAGGCGAAATCGGATCGACGAGTGACCTCGCGGCCGGCGCCGGACACTATGGGCTATGTCACAGCGCTACTGCCCGTGGCGCAGGCGGTCGCGGTGCATGCGTCGCTGGCGCGAGACGCGGACTCGATCCTCGCCCGCGGTGACAGCCGGTCGCGATCGCAGATCATGGCGGACTTGCTCGTAGATCGAGTGACGGGGGTGTCCGCGGCCGGGGCGGTGCCGGTAACCGTCAATCTGGTGATCTCGGACGAGAGCCTCCTGGCCGGGGGAGCGGAGCCGGCGCATCTGATGGGATCCGGGCCGATCCCGGCCGGGATCGCTCGGCAGTGGATCACCAATGCGGCTGACGACGGTCGGGCAACACTGCGTCGTGTCTATGCCTGCCCCAGCTCTGGCGCGCTCACGGCCGTCGAATCGCGATCGCGTTGCTTCCCGGAGGGGCTGGCTCGGCTGATCGACCTGCGAGACCGGACCTGCCGCACGCCGTGGTGCGATGCCTCCATCCGTCATCGCGACCACGTTCGGCCCCATGGAGAGGGTGGTACCACCTCGACGGATAACGGTGCGGGGCTGTGCGCAGGCTGTAACTACGCCAAACAAGGTCTCGGTTGGTCCGCGAGTGTCTGCCGGGGGCGTCGCGGACGGTCGGTATTGCATGTGGTGAATCTGCGGACGCCGACGGGGCACCGGTACCGATCGACGGCACCGCCGTTGCCGACTCCGCTACCCACGGCAGGCGTTGCAGTGCGGGAGTCGACCATGGAGAACGTCCTCGTCGAGTATCTGCGAGTTGCGTGA
- the mqo gene encoding malate dehydrogenase (quinone) has protein sequence MIGGGGTGGGMDDEVLDVVLVGGGIMSATLGALLARLQPDWSIALLERLGELAGESSNAWNNAGTGHSGLCELNYMPDPGDPAKAEGIGRQFQLSRQFWAALAEDGEVPDPGSFINSTPHMDVVFGERDVAYLRERYDTLRQLPLFSAMQYTEDPAKIREWAPLIMDGRRGAEPVAATHYEAGTDIDFGALTHALVRTMEGRGAHVRTGHEVTSLTRGGDGIWVVGGLDRHSGHSFRMKSRFVFVGAGGYALKLLQKARIPEVRGYAVFPIGAQFLRTDDPAVVGRHDAKVYGQAAIGAPPISAPHLDKRIVDGKQSLMFGPYATFSTRLLKHGRLTDLFTTIRVRNVVVLLAVGVQNLPLVRYLIGQLLASRRRKFGQLRHFHPGADPAHWRVVQAGQRAQLVKPHPRRIGVLTFGTEVVVGADGTIAGLLGASPGASVAPPLMAEVLSRCFPQQCDRWEPLLRRIMPGIDLTDDAGQRAVDSNLDRTGRSLGLA, from the coding sequence ATGATCGGCGGCGGAGGGACAGGCGGAGGGATGGACGACGAGGTGCTCGACGTGGTTCTTGTCGGTGGCGGCATCATGTCCGCGACCCTCGGTGCACTGCTGGCAAGGCTGCAGCCCGACTGGTCGATCGCGTTGCTCGAGCGTCTCGGCGAGCTGGCCGGGGAAAGCTCGAACGCATGGAACAACGCCGGGACCGGCCATTCCGGGCTGTGTGAACTGAACTACATGCCCGACCCCGGTGATCCCGCCAAGGCTGAAGGTATCGGACGGCAGTTCCAACTCTCCCGGCAGTTCTGGGCGGCGCTCGCCGAGGACGGTGAGGTGCCTGACCCCGGCTCGTTCATCAACTCCACACCACACATGGACGTCGTTTTCGGAGAACGCGACGTCGCTTATCTGCGTGAGCGATACGACACCCTGCGGCAGCTGCCGTTGTTCTCGGCGATGCAGTACACCGAGGACCCGGCGAAGATTCGGGAGTGGGCGCCACTGATCATGGACGGTCGCCGTGGAGCCGAGCCGGTCGCGGCGACGCATTACGAGGCCGGCACCGACATCGACTTCGGGGCGCTCACCCATGCCCTCGTCCGGACGATGGAGGGCCGTGGCGCGCATGTGCGAACCGGTCACGAAGTGACTTCCTTGACGCGCGGGGGAGACGGTATCTGGGTCGTCGGGGGCCTCGATCGGCATTCCGGACACAGCTTTCGGATGAAATCGCGTTTCGTCTTCGTCGGCGCGGGTGGCTACGCTCTCAAGCTCCTGCAGAAGGCTCGGATCCCGGAGGTGCGCGGATACGCGGTCTTCCCGATCGGCGCCCAGTTCCTGCGGACCGACGATCCGGCCGTCGTCGGCCGGCACGACGCGAAAGTGTATGGCCAGGCCGCAATTGGAGCTCCGCCGATATCGGCACCTCATCTCGACAAGCGCATCGTTGACGGCAAGCAATCGTTGATGTTCGGCCCCTACGCCACTTTCAGTACCAGGCTGTTGAAGCACGGTAGGCTCACCGATCTGTTCACGACCATCCGCGTCCGCAACGTTGTGGTGTTGCTTGCCGTCGGTGTTCAGAACCTTCCACTGGTGCGCTATCTGATCGGGCAGTTGCTTGCATCGCGACGACGTAAGTTCGGGCAGTTGCGGCATTTCCATCCGGGCGCTGACCCGGCTCACTGGCGGGTTGTGCAGGCGGGCCAACGTGCCCAGCTCGTCAAGCCGCACCCGCGCAGGATCGGAGTTCTGACCTTCGGAACGGAGGTTGTCGTCGGTGCGGACGGAACTATCGCCGGGCTGCTCGGTGCCTCGCCCGGCGCATCGGTCGCCCCACCGCTGATGGCCGAGGTTCTGTCGAGGTGCTTCCCACAGCAATGCGATCGGTGGGAGCCGCTGTTGCGCAGAATCATGCCGGGAATCGACCTGACCGACGACGCGGGCCAGCGCGCTGTCGACAGCAATCTCGACCGCACTGGGCGCAGCCTGGGCCTGGCGTAG